Proteins encoded by one window of Leptospira barantonii:
- a CDS encoding DUF1304 domain-containing protein, producing MILTARIIAGIVGLLHVWIFLMESVLWMRPRIYKRFGVPDSKTAEQMKTVFLNQGFYNLFLAIGAIYGAIFFDLHPGYAPAVLVFACLSVFGAGTVLFVSKPAMARAAFIQGLPPLIAVILYFLS from the coding sequence ATGATTTTAACAGCCAGGATTATCGCTGGTATCGTCGGCCTTCTTCACGTTTGGATCTTTTTGATGGAAAGCGTGCTTTGGATGCGCCCGAGAATTTATAAGCGGTTCGGAGTTCCCGATTCCAAAACTGCGGAACAAATGAAAACGGTGTTTCTCAATCAAGGATTCTATAATTTATTTCTTGCGATCGGAGCGATCTACGGAGCCATCTTCTTCGATCTTCATCCCGGATATGCTCCTGCGGTTTTAGTATTCGCTTGTCTTTCCGTTTTTGGCGCGGGAACTGTTTTGTTCGTTTCCAAACCGGCAATGGCGCGTGCGGCTTTCATCCAAGGATTACCTCCTTTGATCGCCGTGATTTTGTATTTTCTAAGTTAG
- a CDS encoding FG-GAP-like repeat-containing protein — MRALNRILTVCFVCFLFTRCVKPVYNPEIAFSKAWWETEILECIISGRCLDSTPPLLTVTNLPSAHVGILESGFIVGTASDDFLLAQVLVSLDGGVYQPAQGAQAWRFLVPSSWKSGSLHTVSVKSVDFSGNSSSILNFSIRKGKNKDINGDGIADVAITSSFFSTTKNGEISVFYGIGRGGYNPTNRTMAQTTITGSASSSFGYVLSLGDVNADGYSDLVAGASYEYGGNVGKVHVFYSKGQNGIVAATDTSADVILTNAAADQLGYALSLGDVNGDGITDIAASGYIGSGTVRIYAGSASGVNTTPITSITGPGSNFGSALELGDLNGDGFCDLIVDANTYSGGAGRIYIFHSTGPAGITTTNTASGVALTLTGEAASNNFGMSLQSNDINRDGFEDLAVGAPGYLGNQGAAYVFYGSPTGITAATPTSATPKLTGSTTENFGGFLALGDVNGDGYLDFLSSSLSFAGSMGKASVYHFSGAVISGTPSTVILGEVAGDVYGIAGFSDLNGDGFADLISAAQSNTAGAGKGYIHLSPGGTGITASTPTAGNFIITSSGNAAFGSMLAR; from the coding sequence GTGCGGGCTTTAAACCGCATTCTTACCGTTTGTTTTGTTTGTTTTCTTTTCACTCGGTGTGTAAAACCAGTCTACAACCCCGAGATCGCTTTTTCCAAGGCTTGGTGGGAAACTGAAATTCTCGAGTGTATCATATCCGGAAGATGTTTGGACAGCACGCCACCCTTACTTACGGTCACCAATCTCCCGTCCGCTCACGTAGGAATTTTAGAATCCGGTTTTATCGTTGGAACCGCGAGCGACGATTTCTTATTAGCACAGGTGCTCGTGAGTTTGGACGGAGGTGTTTATCAACCCGCACAAGGAGCGCAGGCTTGGCGTTTTCTCGTTCCTTCTTCTTGGAAGTCGGGAAGTCTGCATACGGTCAGCGTAAAGAGCGTGGACTTTTCGGGAAATTCTTCCTCGATTCTCAACTTCTCGATTCGCAAAGGGAAGAATAAGGATATCAACGGGGACGGAATTGCAGACGTTGCGATCACTTCTTCTTTTTTCAGCACGACTAAGAACGGCGAAATTTCGGTCTTCTACGGAATCGGACGTGGAGGTTACAATCCTACCAATCGAACCATGGCGCAGACGACGATTACGGGAAGCGCTTCCAGTTCGTTCGGTTACGTTCTTTCTTTGGGAGATGTGAATGCGGACGGTTATTCCGACTTGGTCGCGGGAGCTTCGTACGAGTACGGAGGAAACGTAGGAAAGGTCCATGTGTTTTACAGTAAGGGACAAAATGGAATCGTCGCCGCGACGGATACGAGCGCGGATGTGATTCTTACCAACGCCGCGGCGGATCAGCTCGGATACGCGTTATCTTTGGGGGACGTGAACGGAGACGGAATTACGGATATCGCCGCAAGCGGTTATATCGGATCGGGAACCGTACGAATTTATGCGGGAAGCGCTTCCGGCGTAAACACAACTCCGATCACTTCCATCACCGGTCCCGGAAGTAACTTCGGGTCCGCTCTTGAATTGGGAGATTTGAACGGAGACGGTTTCTGCGATCTGATCGTGGACGCGAACACATACAGCGGAGGCGCGGGAAGAATTTATATCTTTCACAGCACCGGTCCCGCGGGAATCACCACGACGAACACCGCGTCCGGTGTCGCATTAACACTTACGGGAGAAGCCGCGAGCAATAACTTCGGAATGAGTCTGCAATCGAACGACATCAATCGCGACGGTTTCGAAGATCTTGCCGTGGGCGCTCCGGGATATTTGGGGAATCAGGGCGCGGCCTATGTTTTTTACGGATCGCCGACCGGAATCACCGCCGCAACTCCTACGAGCGCGACTCCGAAACTGACCGGGAGTACCACGGAAAACTTCGGCGGCTTTTTAGCGTTAGGCGACGTCAACGGAGACGGTTATCTGGATTTTCTTTCGAGTTCCTTGTCGTTTGCCGGGAGTATGGGAAAAGCATCCGTCTATCATTTTTCGGGAGCCGTAATTTCCGGAACGCCGAGTACGGTGATTTTAGGAGAGGTCGCGGGAGACGTGTATGGAATCGCGGGTTTTTCCGATCTGAACGGAGACGGTTTTGCCGATTTGATCTCCGCCGCTCAATCCAATACCGCGGGTGCGGGAAAAGGTTATATTCATTTGAGTCCCGGTGGAACCGGGATCACGGCTTCCACACCGACTGCGGGCAACTTCATCATCACTTCTTCCGGGAACGCCGCATTCGGTTCGATGCTTGCTCGATAA
- a CDS encoding GlxA family transcriptional regulator, whose translation MEVVILLLPGAPASVITGLCEFFEVAGLDLNTRRRSGLCRVRTLALQSEPVALHGKVQIVPDLVGRCSEADVVIVPAIGPNVKNVKRRFSLEIEWLKEVASQGTRIASVCSGAFVLAATGLLHKKSATTHWMFAPLFRRMFPSISLDIDKLVIDNGQFLTSGGSNAFYDLGLHILEQFLGREIALQCAKHFLLDTDRISQTPFMMFSVQKHHGDESVAAAQSILEKDFSSSLSMDDVAQRVGLSSRSFKRRFKNATGDPPSTYLQRLRVEYAKRRLEEGDDSVEEISYAVGYENVGFFRLLFKRYAGSTPLEHRKKFSVHSKLGEKRS comes from the coding sequence ATGGAAGTCGTAATTCTTTTGCTCCCCGGCGCGCCCGCCTCGGTCATTACGGGTTTATGCGAATTCTTTGAAGTTGCGGGCTTGGATTTGAACACTCGTCGTCGATCCGGTCTTTGCAGGGTGAGAACCTTGGCCTTACAATCCGAGCCGGTTGCCTTACACGGAAAGGTTCAGATCGTTCCCGACTTGGTCGGAAGATGTTCCGAAGCCGATGTGGTCATCGTTCCCGCAATCGGGCCTAACGTGAAAAACGTTAAGAGAAGATTCTCCTTAGAAATAGAATGGTTGAAGGAAGTCGCTTCTCAAGGAACGAGAATCGCGAGCGTTTGTTCGGGCGCTTTCGTTTTAGCGGCCACGGGTTTGCTTCATAAAAAATCGGCGACCACACATTGGATGTTCGCTCCCCTATTCCGCCGTATGTTTCCGTCGATCAGCTTGGACATCGATAAGCTCGTAATCGACAACGGACAATTTCTTACTTCGGGTGGAAGCAACGCGTTTTACGATTTGGGTCTTCATATTCTCGAACAATTTTTAGGAAGAGAAATCGCGTTACAATGTGCGAAACATTTTCTTTTGGATACGGATCGGATTTCTCAAACACCTTTTATGATGTTCTCCGTTCAGAAACATCACGGAGACGAATCCGTGGCCGCGGCACAATCGATTTTGGAAAAGGATTTTTCATCCTCTCTTTCTATGGACGATGTCGCTCAACGTGTGGGACTCAGTTCCAGAAGTTTTAAAAGAAGATTCAAAAACGCCACGGGGGATCCTCCGTCCACGTATTTACAAAGACTCCGTGTGGAATATGCCAAAAGAAGACTGGAAGAAGGCGACGATTCTGTGGAAGAAATCAGCTACGCGGTCGGTTACGAAAACGTGGGGTTCTTTCGACTTCTTTTCAAAAGATACGCCGGGAGCACACCGCTCGAACACAGAAAGAAATTTTCGGTTCATTCGAAGTTGGGCGAAAAAAGATCGTAA
- a CDS encoding SH3 domain-containing protein, with protein MLEADPSLYESRFKNSKAVRILMKRLFYLFLFLFIFSNSFNAESQERYAKVNANGGLYLRDGAGQKNSSVRLLPDGIRVKIIRRSEKAETLNGKKGNWVEVEGLYKKGWVFDAYLENVSNTDSLVVYQKYLDSLKGGELSSLQKAENQFISKFPPNSPDAENAFRVYNEFVVIQSSEIHSKLQEKLQNDYGKWTDSALVQELNSHGLTVEYCEGDSALIEYYDHSLVVLKNHTFPLKETIRLLSKVGYPYTCDAGIGISWEEMRKRIAKIETFLKEFKTVPEKPMIEGLLKEYFGFYVNGLDNTPVCECREETCVLSNEARKSFKNFLNENKTSVYFSFVEKLNSMYSKNQFRCNEEIRKFGYSFFEKN; from the coding sequence TTGCTTGAAGCGGATCCGAGTTTATACGAATCTCGTTTCAAAAATTCCAAGGCCGTAAGAATTCTCATGAAACGACTTTTTTATCTCTTCCTTTTTCTTTTTATCTTCTCGAATTCATTCAACGCGGAATCCCAAGAACGTTATGCGAAAGTGAATGCAAACGGCGGTTTGTATCTCAGGGACGGGGCAGGTCAAAAGAATTCTTCGGTTCGATTGCTTCCCGACGGGATTCGAGTCAAGATCATCCGTAGATCCGAAAAGGCCGAAACCTTAAACGGCAAAAAGGGAAACTGGGTCGAAGTGGAAGGACTTTATAAAAAGGGATGGGTGTTTGACGCGTATCTCGAAAACGTTTCCAACACCGATTCTCTGGTCGTTTATCAAAAATATCTGGATTCCTTAAAGGGAGGAGAACTTTCTTCCTTACAAAAAGCGGAGAATCAATTTATTTCTAAGTTTCCGCCGAATTCTCCGGATGCGGAAAACGCGTTTCGGGTTTATAACGAATTCGTTGTAATACAAAGTTCGGAGATCCATTCCAAACTTCAGGAAAAACTTCAAAACGATTACGGAAAGTGGACCGATTCCGCGCTCGTACAAGAACTCAATTCTCACGGGTTGACCGTGGAATACTGCGAAGGGGATTCGGCGTTGATCGAATACTACGATCATTCTCTGGTCGTATTAAAAAATCATACGTTTCCTTTGAAGGAAACGATCCGCTTGTTGAGCAAGGTCGGTTATCCGTATACTTGCGACGCAGGGATCGGAATTTCTTGGGAAGAAATGAGAAAGCGCATCGCAAAGATCGAAACGTTTTTAAAGGAATTTAAAACCGTTCCTGAAAAACCGATGATCGAAGGTCTTTTGAAAGAATATTTCGGCTTTTACGTGAACGGTCTCGACAATACTCCCGTTTGCGAATGTAGGGAAGAAACCTGCGTTCTTTCCAACGAGGCTCGAAAAAGTTTTAAGAATTTTTTAAACGAGAACAAAACCTCGGTTTATTTTTCCTTTGTCGAGAAATTGAATTCTATGTATTCCAAAAATCAATTTCGTTGCAACGAAGAAATCCGTAAGTTCGGGTATTCTTTTTTTGAAAAGAATTAG
- a CDS encoding Acg family FMN-binding oxidoreductase, with translation MKRMQNLKTRKEFLKALTLLGASAALGSAYDCSGLDYGEESSRIRRPQASNVWTDPKLELIRYAILAPSSHNSQPWKFSMEENTIRIYPDLSRRLPFVDPEDRELYISVGCALENLVVATKALGFESQIESFPKDEPKECIRIKLSKSKPISNDPLFLAIPKRQSTRNEYDGKAVPSEDWKRLESDSKHAKVKTVLFTDQNRMKPLVEWIREGDQLQIAEEGYVVELKQWMRFNENEALRKGDGLLTLCNGGPSIPTWVGNILFSLVLSGPTQAEADAKLARSSSGFVVFVSEKDDRNDWIETGRSFERWALAATSKNIKCAFFNQPIEVPSIRTQLQTHLNVGKNVPQLVARFGYSNSMPYSPRRSLQDILL, from the coding sequence ATGAAAAGAATGCAGAATCTCAAAACCCGAAAGGAATTCCTTAAGGCATTGACCCTTTTAGGCGCGAGCGCCGCGCTCGGTTCCGCGTATGATTGTTCCGGTCTCGATTACGGGGAAGAATCTTCTCGCATCCGGAGACCTCAGGCTTCGAACGTTTGGACGGACCCGAAATTGGAACTCATACGTTATGCCATCCTTGCTCCTTCGAGTCATAATTCTCAGCCGTGGAAATTCTCCATGGAGGAAAACACGATTCGTATTTATCCGGATCTTTCCAGAAGACTTCCGTTCGTAGATCCGGAAGATCGGGAACTGTACATAAGCGTCGGATGCGCTCTCGAAAATTTGGTCGTTGCGACAAAGGCTTTGGGATTCGAATCCCAAATCGAATCCTTTCCCAAAGACGAACCCAAGGAATGTATTCGAATTAAACTTTCAAAATCGAAGCCGATCTCAAACGATCCTTTGTTTCTTGCGATTCCCAAAAGACAATCCACCCGAAACGAATACGACGGCAAAGCGGTTCCGTCCGAAGATTGGAAACGATTGGAGTCGGATTCGAAACATGCAAAAGTGAAAACCGTTCTTTTTACGGATCAAAATCGTATGAAACCTTTGGTGGAATGGATTCGCGAAGGAGATCAACTTCAAATCGCGGAGGAAGGTTATGTGGTCGAGCTCAAACAGTGGATGCGTTTTAACGAAAACGAGGCACTTCGAAAAGGAGACGGGCTTTTGACTTTGTGCAACGGCGGACCTTCGATTCCAACTTGGGTGGGAAACATTCTATTCTCCCTTGTGCTTTCCGGACCTACACAAGCGGAAGCCGACGCGAAACTCGCACGCAGTTCTTCCGGATTTGTCGTCTTCGTTTCGGAGAAAGACGATCGAAACGATTGGATCGAAACGGGAAGATCCTTTGAACGATGGGCCTTAGCCGCCACTTCTAAAAATATCAAGTGCGCCTTTTTCAATCAACCGATCGAAGTGCCTTCGATTCGCACACAACTGCAGACCCATCTGAACGTTGGAAAGAATGTTCCGCAACTCGTGGCGCGTTTTGGTTATTCGAATTCTATGCCATATTCTCCTCGAAGAAGTCTGCAAGATATTCTTCTTTAA